In the Candidatus Woesearchaeota archaeon genome, one interval contains:
- the radB gene encoding DNA repair and recombination protein RadB — protein sequence MEKTPTGSNVFDKLLNGGYELETLTTVYGPSGSGKSNLCHVSAVNTILNENKKVIYVDTEGGFSLERLKQITPRYDEILEKIVILKPTNFEEQKKAFLKLNKLLTNEDVGLIIVDTISMLYRLELGKTEETYSINRELGIQIALITEICRKKKIPILVTTQVYANFEEQNQVKIVGGDILKYASKCLVELKVLKHGRMAILRKHRSIKEGREALFKIEDSGLIEII from the coding sequence ATGGAAAAAACACCCACAGGGAGCAATGTATTTGATAAATTACTTAATGGAGGCTATGAACTAGAAACACTCACAACCGTTTATGGTCCATCAGGCAGTGGAAAAAGTAACTTGTGCCATGTAAGTGCAGTTAATACCATACTAAATGAAAATAAAAAAGTAATTTATGTTGATACAGAAGGAGGATTTAGTTTAGAAAGACTAAAACAAATCACCCCCCGATATGACGAAATTTTGGAAAAAATAGTTATTTTAAAACCAACAAATTTTGAAGAACAAAAAAAAGCATTTCTTAAATTAAATAAATTATTAACCAATGAAGATGTCGGACTCATAATTGTTGACACAATTTCTATGTTATACCGACTTGAACTTGGCAAAACCGAAGAAACATACAGCATAAATCGCGAACTCGGAATACAAATTGCGCTCATAACTGAAATATGTAGAAAGAAAAAAATACCTATTTTAGTAACAACACAAGTATATGCAAATTTCGAAGAACAAAACCAAGTAAAAATCGTCGGCGGAGACATACTAAAATATGCAAGCAAATGCTTAGTAGAATTAAAAGTATTAAAACACGGACGAATGGCAATTCTTAGAAAACACCGAAGCATAAAAGAAGGACGCGAAGCATTATTTAAAATTGAAGATAGCGGACTCATAGAAATAATTTAA
- a CDS encoding mRNA surveillance protein pelota — MKIISFKKNEAKVEIETADDLWYLSSIVDNCDIVEGKTERKIKIGEATDRSQKIVRKWVYLKLSVEKIEFHKYSSSLRISGKITEGPEDVAKGSYHTFSIEPGTQIKIVKETWLSYQTKKLKEASEKAKSKILVCVFDREDAYVGLLNRQGYELLTKLKGNVAKKDEAKQIVTNFYSEIITVLKEYATRYNVEKIIVGSPAFWKDEFLKNVKDPEFKKKLVMATCSSVDEKAINEVLKRPETQTVLKQDRIAQEVQLVDKILSEISKEGKIAYGMFEVKNATNMGAVSKLIVTDGLIQKLREQETFDELNRIMKEADKQKADIVIIDSENSGGQKLDGISGVAAILRFKLN; from the coding sequence ATGAAAATAATTAGTTTTAAGAAAAATGAAGCAAAAGTCGAAATAGAAACTGCTGATGATTTATGGTATCTGAGTAGTATTGTTGATAATTGCGACATTGTTGAAGGTAAAACTGAAAGAAAAATAAAAATTGGTGAAGCTACTGATCGGTCCCAAAAAATAGTACGAAAATGGGTTTACTTAAAATTAAGTGTTGAAAAAATTGAATTTCATAAATATTCCTCAAGTTTACGAATTAGTGGAAAAATAACTGAAGGACCAGAAGATGTCGCCAAAGGAAGTTACCATACATTCTCAATTGAACCTGGAACACAGATAAAAATTGTAAAAGAAACTTGGCTTTCATATCAAACAAAAAAACTAAAAGAAGCAAGTGAAAAAGCAAAATCAAAAATTTTAGTTTGCGTATTTGATCGTGAAGACGCATATGTTGGACTATTAAATCGACAAGGATATGAACTTTTAACTAAATTAAAAGGAAATGTTGCTAAAAAAGATGAAGCTAAACAAATTGTAACAAATTTCTATTCAGAAATTATAACTGTCCTAAAAGAATATGCAACTAGATATAACGTTGAAAAAATAATTGTTGGCTCCCCTGCATTTTGGAAAGATGAATTTTTAAAAAATGTAAAAGACCCCGAATTTAAGAAAAAACTTGTAATGGCCACTTGCAGCAGTGTTGATGAAAAAGCAATAAATGAAGTATTAAAACGACCTGAAACACAAACAGTACTAAAACAAGATCGAATTGCTCAAGAAGTACAATTAGTTGATAAAATATTATCTGAAATTTCAAAAGAAGGAAAAATCGCATACGGTATGTTTGAAGTTAAAAACGCAACCAATATGGGTGCCGTAAGTAAACTAATTGTAACTGACGGACTCATACAAAAACTAAGAGAACAAGAAACATTTGATGAATTAAATAGAATAATGAAAGAAGCAGACAAACAAAAAGCCGACATTGTAATTATTGATTCTGAAAATTCAGGCGGACAAAAACTTGACGGGATAAGCGGTGTTGCTGCAATACTTCGATTTAAATTGAATTAA
- a CDS encoding acetate/propionate family kinase: MNKTKIKNILILNLGSSSIKYALFIEGKQVNKGLIERVINFKKELLNLIKIINKDFNCKIHAIGHRVVHGGDIKESKKITAAVVKKLEKISVLAPLHDIPEIEGIKTCLELFKIPQVAIFDTAFHASIPPKAFTYALPKLLCKQNKIRRYGFHGESHNYVSGVAAKLLKKPISRLKIISCHLGNGSSVCAIKNGKSVDTSMGFTPLEGLVMGTRSGDLDPAIILFLQDQKNMSSKQINQLLNCQSGLKGICGSSDMRDIHTQIKKDSSKSKKSEISDAKLAEEVFCYRVAKYIGSYVATLNGVDAILFTAGIGEHAWWIRKNILSYFKYLGVDIDINLNKKNNIKISSKKSKVSVFVIPTNEEKMMYLEVINVLK, encoded by the coding sequence ATGAATAAAACTAAAATAAAAAACATTTTAATTCTTAACTTAGGGTCATCGTCAATAAAATATGCATTATTTATTGAAGGCAAACAAGTTAATAAAGGATTAATTGAAAGAGTTATTAATTTTAAAAAAGAACTTCTAAATCTTATAAAAATAATTAATAAAGATTTTAATTGCAAGATTCATGCAATAGGTCATCGTGTTGTTCATGGCGGAGATATTAAAGAATCAAAAAAAATAACTGCGGCAGTTGTTAAAAAGTTAGAAAAAATATCTGTGTTGGCACCTCTTCATGATATTCCTGAAATTGAGGGGATTAAAACTTGTTTAGAATTATTTAAAATTCCGCAAGTAGCAATTTTTGATACTGCATTTCATGCGTCAATTCCCCCTAAAGCATTTACATATGCGCTTCCAAAACTTCTTTGTAAGCAAAATAAAATTCGCAGATATGGTTTTCATGGGGAAAGTCATAATTATGTATCAGGAGTTGCTGCAAAACTTTTAAAAAAGCCAATTTCTCGTTTGAAAATTATTTCTTGTCATCTGGGCAATGGTTCTAGTGTTTGCGCAATTAAAAATGGCAAGAGTGTTGACACCTCAATGGGTTTTACTCCTCTTGAAGGTTTAGTTATGGGTACTAGATCAGGAGATTTAGATCCTGCAATCATATTATTTCTTCAAGATCAAAAAAATATGTCTTCAAAACAAATAAATCAATTACTTAATTGCCAAAGTGGTTTGAAAGGTATTTGCGGTTCTAGTGATATGAGAGATATTCACACGCAAATCAAAAAAGATTCATCTAAATCTAAAAAATCAGAAATATCTGATGCAAAACTAGCAGAAGAGGTTTTTTGTTATAGAGTTGCAAAATATATTGGGTCGTATGTTGCGACGTTAAATGGCGTCGATGCAATTCTTTTTACTGCAGGAATTGGCGAGCATGCTTGGTGGATAAGAAAAAATATTCTTAGTTATTTCAAATATTTGGGTGTTGATATTGATATTAATCTTAACAAAAAAAATAATATTAAAATATCTTCAAAAAAGTCCAAAGTTTCAGTTTTTGTAATTCCCACCAATGAAGAAAAAATGATGTATTTAGAAGTAATTAATGTTTTAAAATAA
- a CDS encoding 30S ribosomal protein S2 produces MAEQKQLLVPIDQYLKAGIHIGTKFKTKYMENFIYKVRPDGLFVLNLQKIDERIALAAKFLANYAPEDIVVVSRRENGWRPIRMFAKLTGSRAFPGRYPPGVLTNPSLNEFIEAKVLLAVDAWPDRNPIKDALKVGIPVVALCDTNNQTNNLDFVMPCNNKGKKSLGLLFHILTREYMRHRGLLEQGKELDVPFDDFCET; encoded by the coding sequence ATGGCTGAACAAAAACAATTATTAGTTCCAATCGATCAATATCTTAAAGCAGGTATTCATATTGGTACAAAATTTAAAACTAAATATATGGAGAATTTCATTTACAAAGTAAGACCTGATGGATTATTTGTTCTTAATCTTCAAAAAATTGATGAACGTATAGCACTCGCGGCGAAATTTCTCGCAAATTACGCTCCTGAAGATATTGTTGTAGTTAGTAGGCGTGAAAATGGGTGGAGACCGATTAGAATGTTTGCAAAACTTACTGGATCAAGAGCTTTTCCTGGACGTTATCCTCCTGGAGTTTTAACAAATCCTAGTTTGAATGAGTTTATTGAAGCAAAAGTTTTACTTGCAGTAGATGCATGGCCTGATCGTAATCCAATTAAGGATGCGCTAAAGGTAGGTATTCCTGTTGTTGCTTTATGTGATACAAACAACCAAACTAATAATCTTGATTTTGTTATGCCTTGTAATAATAAGGGTAAGAAAAGTTTAGGTTTGTTATTTCATATTTTAACTAGAGAATATATGAGACATAGAGGTTTACTAGAACAAGGTAAAGAATTAGATGTGCCTTTTGATGACTTTTGTGAAACATAA
- a CDS encoding TrmB family transcriptional regulator — protein sequence MIVKEEFLSKLRRYFSLNLYEVKIWTALLSRGVSTAGELSDIANVPRSRSYDVLESLEKKGFAVTKLGKPIKYIAVAPEEVVERVKKNMKFHADEKVKRLDGLKGTEVLGELNTLHSQGIELVEPSDLSGSLKGRHNLYNHLELTIKNAEESVTIMTTTQGLMRKIEGLKPVFEKINKRGVKIRIAAPVTKECAGVIKDISSVAEVRHTSHKGRFCVVDGKEVVFMVMDDQEVHPTYDVGVWVNTPFFASALDNLFDLSWKSMKVVK from the coding sequence ATGATTGTAAAAGAAGAATTTCTAAGCAAATTAAGGCGTTATTTCTCACTCAATCTATACGAAGTTAAAATCTGGACTGCGTTGTTATCTCGCGGTGTTTCTACAGCAGGAGAATTATCAGATATTGCAAATGTTCCAAGATCTAGATCTTACGATGTTTTAGAAAGTCTAGAAAAAAAAGGATTTGCAGTAACAAAACTCGGCAAGCCAATAAAATATATTGCAGTAGCACCAGAAGAAGTAGTAGAAAGAGTTAAGAAAAATATGAAATTTCATGCAGATGAAAAAGTAAAAAGATTAGATGGTCTAAAGGGCACTGAAGTATTAGGAGAATTAAACACACTACACTCTCAAGGTATCGAACTTGTTGAACCATCAGACTTAAGTGGAAGTTTGAAAGGAAGACATAATCTATATAATCATCTAGAATTAACAATTAAAAATGCAGAAGAAAGTGTAACTATAATGACTACAACTCAAGGTTTAATGAGAAAAATCGAAGGATTAAAACCAGTCTTTGAAAAGATCAATAAACGAGGAGTTAAAATTAGAATTGCTGCACCAGTTACAAAAGAATGTGCAGGAGTTATAAAAGATATATCTTCAGTTGCTGAAGTAAGACATACAAGTCACAAAGGACGATTCTGCGTAGTTGATGGAAAAGAAGTTGTATTTATGGTAATGGATGACCAAGAAGTACACCCAACATATGATGTGGGAGTATGGGTTAACACACCATTTTTTGCAAGTGCTTTGGATAATTTATTTGATCTCTCATGGAAAAGCATGAAAGTAGTTAAATAA
- a CDS encoding phenylalanine--tRNA ligase subunit alpha, translating into MEGNEILELIETLHPLEIKIVPLLIESPTFKELVGKTDLSEIEVMRAVQWLGNKQVLKLETTSIKKIELAENGPEYVERGLPEKRFLQCLVPAVDGLTLDEITQKTGLKREEINVCIGTLRKKVAIDVVDKKFKITDQGHKILTKESLEEQFLRKVNQQELIEEKLEPEEKFAYDNLIKRKQIIQLIEIKTKTIQLTDLGNSLTQKIKESPNILSNLGSGQRIERVTHKMLKDGSWKGKTFRKYDVKINVPTIYRGKRHFVNQAVDYARRVWVELGFKEMKGPILNTSFWNFDALFTPQDHPVREMQDTFFIKNPEFGKLPSPELVAKIKAMHEHGGDMDSTGWQYNWNSNDSKKNVLRTHTTVLSAKTLAALKKTDFPAKFFAVGKCFRNETLDWSHLFEFNQFEGIIVDPDANFKHLLGYLKLFMKKIGFPQARFRPAYFPYTEMSTEIDIFHPVHKQWYELGGAGILRPEVVEPLLGEAIPVLAWGPGLDRQMVDFYKLNDLRHMYKNDVKKLRDMKEWMK; encoded by the coding sequence ATGGAAGGGAATGAAATTTTAGAATTAATCGAAACATTACACCCATTAGAGATTAAAATAGTCCCACTATTAATTGAATCTCCAACATTCAAAGAATTAGTTGGAAAAACAGATCTTTCTGAAATAGAAGTTATGCGGGCAGTACAATGGCTTGGAAATAAACAAGTATTAAAACTTGAAACTACATCTATTAAAAAAATAGAACTCGCAGAAAATGGACCTGAATATGTTGAACGTGGCCTTCCAGAAAAAAGATTTTTGCAATGTTTAGTCCCCGCAGTTGATGGACTAACACTGGATGAAATCACTCAAAAAACAGGACTTAAAAGAGAAGAAATCAATGTATGCATTGGAACTTTACGAAAAAAAGTAGCAATAGATGTTGTCGATAAAAAATTTAAAATCACAGACCAAGGTCATAAAATACTTACAAAAGAAAGTTTAGAAGAACAATTTCTTAGAAAAGTAAACCAGCAAGAATTAATTGAAGAAAAACTCGAACCAGAAGAAAAATTTGCATATGATAATTTAATTAAACGTAAACAAATAATTCAACTAATTGAGATTAAAACAAAAACTATTCAATTAACTGACTTAGGAAATTCTCTAACTCAAAAAATCAAAGAAAGTCCAAATATCCTAAGTAATTTAGGAAGTGGGCAACGAATAGAACGAGTCACTCATAAAATGCTTAAAGATGGTTCTTGGAAAGGAAAAACATTTAGAAAATATGATGTAAAAATAAATGTTCCAACAATATATCGCGGAAAAAGACACTTTGTAAATCAAGCAGTAGACTATGCTCGAAGAGTATGGGTGGAACTAGGATTCAAAGAAATGAAAGGACCGATTCTTAATACTTCATTTTGGAATTTTGATGCATTATTCACACCTCAAGATCATCCAGTAAGAGAAATGCAAGATACATTTTTTATTAAAAATCCAGAATTTGGAAAATTACCAAGTCCAGAACTTGTTGCTAAAATAAAAGCAATGCACGAACATGGAGGAGATATGGACTCCACAGGCTGGCAATATAATTGGAATTCTAATGATTCTAAAAAAAATGTTTTACGAACTCACACAACAGTATTATCTGCAAAAACACTTGCAGCACTCAAAAAAACAGATTTTCCTGCTAAATTTTTCGCAGTTGGAAAATGTTTTAGAAATGAAACTCTTGATTGGTCACACTTATTTGAATTTAATCAATTCGAAGGAATTATCGTTGATCCTGATGCCAATTTTAAACACTTGCTTGGATACTTAAAATTATTTATGAAAAAAATAGGTTTTCCTCAAGCAAGATTTAGACCTGCATATTTCCCATATACTGAAATGTCAACAGAAATTGATATATTTCATCCAGTTCACAAACAATGGTATGAGCTAGGCGGTGCAGGAATTTTACGACCTGAAGTTGTTGAACCATTACTAGGTGAAGCAATTCCCGTACTTGCATGGGGACCAGGACTTGACAGACAAATGGTTGATTTTTATAAATTAAATGATCTACGACACATGTATAAAAATGATGTTAAAAAACTTCGTGATATGAAAGAATGGATGAAGTAA
- the pta gene encoding phosphate acetyltransferase yields MDFLKKIKNKASKNPAKIVFPESTEPRTLSAIQKIIKLNYAKPVLLCSEKKLAQALKKNKLPNSLIKKVILVDYLSSSKQAQIQFNKHVKFLFKLRKKKGLTIEQANILLKDPIYFATTMVKMGFAEALISGATNTTAHTIRPALQIIKTKERFHRVSGLFLMELQDRLILFADCAVNINPDAKTLAEIAIDSWNSAKDLGLNPKIALLSFSTHGSANYDELAKIQKAIKIVNKKHPKIKIDGDLQVDAALVPSVQKLKAPLSPLKGNANVLIFPNLYAGNISYKLVERLAHAKAIGPFLQGLSMPVNDLSRGCSVNDIVELAALTSVQVLELKNSKNKSNKNIKKIKQKN; encoded by the coding sequence ATGGATTTTCTTAAAAAAATAAAAAACAAAGCATCTAAAAATCCTGCAAAGATTGTTTTTCCCGAGTCTACTGAACCAAGAACGCTTAGCGCAATTCAAAAAATTATAAAACTTAATTATGCAAAGCCAGTTCTTCTTTGTTCAGAAAAAAAATTAGCTCAAGCTCTTAAAAAAAATAAGTTACCTAACTCTTTAATTAAAAAAGTGATTCTTGTTGATTATCTTAGTTCTTCAAAACAAGCCCAAATTCAATTTAATAAACATGTTAAATTTTTATTCAAATTAAGAAAAAAGAAAGGACTTACAATTGAGCAAGCAAACATTCTTCTTAAAGATCCGATTTATTTTGCAACAACAATGGTTAAAATGGGTTTTGCAGAAGCTCTAATTAGTGGTGCAACAAACACGACGGCTCACACTATTCGTCCTGCATTACAAATAATAAAAACTAAAGAAAGGTTTCATAGAGTTAGTGGTCTTTTTTTAATGGAACTTCAAGATAGGCTTATTTTATTTGCCGATTGTGCAGTAAACATAAACCCTGACGCAAAAACATTAGCCGAGATTGCAATTGATAGTTGGAATTCAGCAAAAGATTTAGGGCTAAATCCTAAGATTGCATTATTATCTTTCTCAACTCATGGAAGTGCAAATTATGATGAATTAGCAAAAATTCAAAAAGCAATTAAGATTGTCAATAAAAAACATCCTAAAATAAAAATTGATGGAGATCTTCAAGTGGATGCAGCATTAGTTCCCTCAGTTCAAAAACTTAAAGCACCATTGTCTCCTCTAAAAGGTAATGCAAATGTTTTAATTTTTCCAAATTTGTATGCAGGTAATATTTCATATAAGCTTGTTGAACGTCTAGCTCATGCCAAAGCTATTGGACCGTTTCTTCAAGGACTCTCAATGCCGGTTAATGATTTAAGTAGGGGCTGTAGTGTTAATGATATTGTGGAGCTAGCAGCATTAACATCAGTTCAAGTGCTGGAATTAAAAAATTCAAAAAATAAATCAAATAAAAACATCAAAAAAATTAAACAAAAAAATTAA
- a CDS encoding replication factor C small subunit, whose product MVSDIWTEKYRPKKFSDVLGQDEIVKRVKAFVEQKSMPHLLFSGPAGVGKTSLSLVTVHELFGDSWRSNFLELNASDERGIDVVRNKVKDFARTKAIGDVPFKIIYLDECDALTKEAQQALRRTMENYTQTCRFILSCNYSSKIIDPIQSRCAIFRFKLLAQKDIKLLIEDIVQKENLTMDDLAKDALYQISNGDCRRVENILQASAVISKNITEELIYSLSSVAKPKEIKEMIQLTLDNNFLDARKKLLDIMLNYGLSGLDMIKQIQKEVISMDVDGRKKMQMTEMCGEFEFRMTEGSDEFVQLEALIAKFVLIGSE is encoded by the coding sequence ATGGTAAGCGACATATGGACTGAAAAATATAGACCGAAAAAATTCTCAGATGTTTTAGGACAAGACGAGATAGTAAAAAGAGTAAAAGCATTTGTAGAACAAAAAAGCATGCCTCATCTTTTATTCTCTGGCCCTGCAGGAGTTGGAAAAACATCACTTTCACTAGTTACAGTACATGAATTATTTGGCGACTCTTGGAGATCAAACTTTCTTGAATTAAATGCGAGCGATGAGCGAGGAATTGATGTAGTACGAAATAAAGTAAAAGACTTTGCAAGAACAAAAGCAATTGGAGATGTACCGTTCAAAATAATTTATTTAGACGAATGTGACGCACTTACAAAAGAAGCACAACAAGCGCTTAGAAGAACTATGGAAAACTACACTCAAACTTGTCGGTTTATTTTAAGTTGTAATTACTCATCAAAAATTATTGACCCAATACAAAGTAGGTGCGCAATATTTAGATTCAAACTACTTGCTCAAAAAGATATAAAATTATTAATAGAAGACATAGTACAAAAAGAAAATTTAACAATGGATGATTTAGCAAAAGATGCATTATACCAAATCTCTAATGGAGACTGTAGACGTGTTGAAAATATTTTACAAGCAAGTGCCGTAATATCCAAAAACATAACTGAAGAACTAATATATTCATTATCCTCAGTTGCAAAACCAAAAGAAATCAAAGAAATGATTCAATTAACACTTGATAACAATTTCTTAGATGCTCGAAAAAAATTACTAGATATAATGCTCAATTATGGATTATCCGGACTTGACATGATCAAACAAATACAAAAAGAAGTAATAAGCATGGATGTTGATGGTCGCAAAAAAATGCAAATGACTGAGATGTGCGGAGAGTTCGAATTTAGAATGACTGAAGGATCAGATGAATTTGTTCAATTAGAAGCATTAATTGCGAAATTTGTTTTAATAGGTTCTGAATAA
- a CDS encoding EamA family transporter: MEWFFFSIFATCMFGIQSFLYKRALTNSADKFWVTLFFMLTVEVFAIVYFSIKGFEFLFISLTLLLGFLFALCFFLKTIFQFKALEFLPTNIVFPISAASIILTVFYAIIFFKEKLSIFSIVGIILIILAITLIHYFAKSKSDYKITRSGFLFAIITIPFGAGMMITNKYAATSTNLGFFIMITYLFSIMISFGSAKTSKFNQRNKLPKMIQKTNWSASIKYGIIIGIINFMGYISLLTALKSGPLVLVSAIHPNFIIITAILAKLFNGEELSLKQFGLVCIAVLGIILLRI, from the coding sequence ATGGAATGGTTCTTTTTTTCAATTTTTGCAACGTGCATGTTTGGTATTCAAAGTTTTTTATACAAGCGAGCATTAACTAACTCTGCTGATAAGTTTTGGGTAACTTTATTTTTCATGCTCACTGTAGAAGTTTTCGCAATTGTTTATTTTTCAATTAAGGGTTTTGAATTTTTATTTATATCCCTTACTCTCTTGTTAGGTTTTCTTTTTGCATTATGTTTTTTTCTTAAAACAATTTTTCAATTTAAGGCATTAGAATTTCTTCCAACTAATATCGTTTTTCCAATTTCTGCAGCAAGCATTATTTTAACTGTTTTTTATGCAATTATTTTTTTCAAAGAAAAACTCTCAATATTTTCTATTGTGGGAATTATATTGATTATCTTGGCAATCACTCTCATTCACTATTTTGCTAAATCTAAATCTGATTATAAAATAACAAGATCTGGTTTTTTATTTGCCATAATTACAATTCCATTTGGTGCTGGGATGATGATAACTAACAAGTATGCTGCAACCTCAACTAATCTTGGATTTTTTATTATGATCACTTATTTGTTTTCTATTATGATTTCTTTTGGTTCTGCAAAAACATCAAAATTCAATCAAAGAAATAAATTGCCTAAAATGATTCAAAAAACCAATTGGTCTGCATCAATTAAATATGGTATTATTATTGGAATCATAAATTTTATGGGTTATATTTCTTTACTGACTGCGCTTAAATCAGGTCCGTTAGTATTAGTTTCAGCAATTCATCCTAACTTCATAATTATTACTGCAATTCTTGCTAAGTTGTTTAATGGTGAAGAACTATCTCTTAAGCAGTTTGGACTAGTTTGTATTGCAGTACTTGGAATTATTCTTTTGAGAATTTAA
- a CDS encoding phenylalanine--tRNA ligase subunit beta — protein MPSITLNKEVFEKLIGKELSEEELKDRISMLGTDLEKIEDGEIHVEVFPNRPDMLSEQGFGRALSAFIGVNVGLKQYQVLDSSERVIVSESVKNIRPYTTCAIVRGLNFDDAKIKEIVQIQEKLHVTFCRNRKKGAIGIYPMEKIKTPIRYMAAEPNTIKFLPLESQREMTGLQILSQHPAGREYGHLLEGKEKFPFFIDANDQVLSMPPIINSHLTGKVTENTTDVFIECSGFDFNILQICLNIIVTALSDMGGTIHNMNVEYPDETKKTPNLTPRKMKFDLDYTNKLLGLSLTLEECEKLLAKMGCGMEKSTDGRSYALIPAYRADMLHHMDLVEDIAIAFGYENFCEEIPQVGTIGEEEPIEIFKRKLSIMLIGQRLLETNTYHLSNKEEQNEKMLDQVNLVELKNPLTIEYSVLRRKMLPSLIRVLSENKHHEYPQNLFEMGVVFKHDDTQETLVREDEHLSVCLCGQDSDFTKIKQILSSLMEGLNLNYETTTNEHNSLIRGRSANISCEFKTNLTGTDDDTKSITLGYIGELNPEILEKWGIEMPVSCFELNLSKLFEEYHKIIQ, from the coding sequence ATGCCAAGCATAACACTTAACAAAGAAGTTTTTGAAAAACTTATTGGAAAAGAACTTAGTGAAGAAGAATTAAAAGATAGAATAAGCATGCTTGGAACGGATCTTGAAAAAATAGAAGATGGAGAAATCCATGTGGAAGTATTCCCTAACCGACCAGATATGTTATCCGAACAAGGATTTGGACGCGCATTATCTGCATTTATTGGTGTTAATGTTGGACTTAAACAATACCAAGTTTTAGATAGTTCAGAAAGAGTAATAGTTTCTGAATCAGTAAAAAATATTAGACCTTATACTACCTGTGCAATTGTTCGTGGACTAAACTTTGATGATGCGAAAATTAAAGAAATTGTTCAAATACAAGAAAAACTTCACGTAACATTTTGTCGAAATAGAAAAAAAGGAGCAATAGGAATATACCCTATGGAAAAAATAAAAACTCCTATAAGATATATGGCTGCAGAACCCAATACAATTAAATTCTTACCACTAGAATCACAAAGAGAAATGACTGGTCTGCAAATATTATCACAACACCCTGCCGGACGAGAATATGGTCATTTACTCGAAGGAAAAGAAAAGTTTCCATTCTTTATTGACGCAAATGATCAAGTATTATCAATGCCCCCAATCATAAACTCACATTTAACTGGAAAAGTAACTGAAAACACAACTGATGTTTTTATTGAATGTAGCGGATTTGACTTTAACATACTTCAAATTTGTTTAAACATAATTGTAACTGCACTCTCAGACATGGGTGGAACAATTCATAACATGAATGTAGAATATCCTGACGAAACAAAAAAAACTCCAAATCTTACTCCTCGAAAAATGAAATTTGATCTTGATTATACCAATAAATTATTAGGTCTTTCTTTAACACTCGAGGAATGCGAAAAATTACTCGCTAAAATGGGGTGTGGAATGGAAAAATCAACTGATGGTCGTAGTTATGCTTTAATTCCAGCTTATCGTGCAGACATGTTACATCACATGGATTTAGTTGAAGATATTGCAATAGCATTTGGTTATGAAAATTTTTGTGAAGAAATACCCCAAGTTGGAACAATTGGAGAAGAAGAACCAATAGAGATATTCAAAAGAAAATTATCAATTATGCTTATCGGACAAAGATTACTTGAAACAAATACTTATCACTTATCAAATAAAGAAGAACAAAATGAAAAAATGCTAGATCAAGTTAATTTAGTAGAATTAAAAAATCCATTAACAATAGAATATTCAGTTTTAAGAAGAAAAATGTTGCCTTCGCTCATAAGAGTATTAAGTGAAAATAAACATCATGAATACCCCCAAAATTTATTTGAGATGGGAGTTGTATTCAAACATGATGATACTCAAGAAACACTTGTTCGTGAAGATGAACATTTATCAGTTTGTTTATGTGGACAAGATAGCGATTTCACCAAGATTAAACAAATATTGAGTAGTTTAATGGAAGGACTTAATTTAAATTATGAAACAACCACTAACGAACACAATTCACTAATTAGGGGAAGAAGCGCAAATATATCTTGCGAATTTAAAACAAATTTAACCGGAACTGATGATGATACAAAAAGCATTACTCTAGGATATATTGGAGAATTAAATCCAGAAATCCTAGAAAAATGGGGAATTGAAATGCCTGTTTCTTGCTTTGAACTAAATCTTAGTAAATTATTTGAAGAATATCACAAAATAATCCAATAA